The segment CTAAAACATCAATATTTTCAATTTCTAATATATTCCCCTTCACACTTAAGAGCTTAACCACAGATAAGCCAATAGAGTTGGGCCTTTTAGGCGCTCGAGTAGAAAAAATGCCATGCTCCTTGTCATCCAGAAATGGCTTGGTTAATAAGGAATAATCCTTGGATTTATGGAAATCGTAAATTAGATATATATGTGAAAACCCATCTAAATCTTGAAGACCTTTCATAAACTCTTTGTCTACAGTTATCATTCCTTTGATACCTTGAGCCGCACTCGCTTGAATAGGCATTCCCTCTTTAGTTTGATGAGGGGTATTGATGACCCCTATGCTTTTATAGTTTATTTCCATTGGACAATTTCTTGCTAATGATTTTTATGCTTGCTATTCATAAACTTTCCGATAGTTAAAAAGAGAAAAAAGAGAGACCAAGGCCCATACACCTTCTAAAATAATAAAAGGCCAATAATCCATCAAAACAGAAGCCAGACATGCCATGGCGGCACCCACCAAATTGAGTAAGATAAAAGCTATGTTTTCTTTC is part of the Lentimicrobium sp. L6 genome and harbors:
- the tsaA gene encoding tRNA (N6-threonylcarbamoyladenosine(37)-N6)-methyltransferase TrmO, which gives rise to MEINYKSIGVINTPHQTKEGMPIQASAAQGIKGMITVDKEFMKGLQDLDGFSHIYLIYDFHKSKDYSLLTKPFLDDKEHGIFSTRAPKRPNSIGLSVVKLLSVKGNILEIENIDVLDGTPLLDIKPYIHDFDLHEVDKVGWYQGKTRNIASEKSDDRFS